Genomic segment of Peribacillus frigoritolerans:
TAGCAGCATCCACCGAAGCCGCCGCCGAATCCCCAACTGCATCCAATGATGATCAACAAGATGAATAATACGATCAGCAATGCGAATCCGTTATCGAAACCGCCGTGGCTGCCTCCACAACATTCGTTACCATTTCCACCCATTTGATTTCCTCCTCATACATATTATGAATTACATA
This window contains:
- a CDS encoding YjcZ family sporulation protein, which encodes MGGNGNECCGGSHGGFDNGFALLIVLFILLIIIGCSWGFGGGFGGCC